AGCCGCCGCCACCGCCGGCAGACATGTAAACCACAAAACCTTTTCTTAACATACCGTTTTTATAGTCCACGGTAACGCCGTCTATTTGTCGGTCCAGCTCTTTTTCCACGACAAATCGATAACCTTCCACTTCCTTGATGTTATCGTCC
The sequence above is drawn from the Isachenkonia alkalipeptolytica genome and encodes:
- a CDS encoding iron-sulfur cluster biosynthesis family protein — its product is MDIKLTENAKSELKNQNAENKDLRIFVQGVGUGGPTFGMTLDESKEDDNIKEVEGYRFVVEKELDRQIDGVTVDYKNGMLRKGFVVYMSAGGGGGC